A window of Cellulomonas fimi contains these coding sequences:
- a CDS encoding glutamyl-tRNA reductase has product MVLLSLVASHHDLDLAVLERLSSDVHAVGRELVRASTPVTGAVVLATCNRFELYLEVGDVDQTPAALAAASQAVAARSGYAPDEVLTHLRPLTGTAAGEHLFAVASGLESMVVGEREIAGQVRRALTTARRDGTTTSALESLFQAASRVSRAVESETGLGAAGRSVVGVALDIAERGLVPWPEVSCVLVGTGSYAGASLAALKARGCTDVRVYSPSGRANQFASARGVRALPAGADLAAELGGVDLVVACSGAAGAVLQVDALADARAHRDARPLTVVDLALRHDVDPGVRHLPGVRLVSLHTVAEHAPAEHAAVESARRIVVSAADAYEADQRVREWNPAVVAQRTRVLGGLETALAALPEDARDERAERSLRRRTRSTLHGPTVRAREAARAGDAVAYAAALAELAAIEVPTVPGLVAPAVSAR; this is encoded by the coding sequence GTGGTGCTGCTGTCCCTGGTCGCCAGTCACCACGACCTCGACCTCGCCGTGCTGGAGCGTCTCTCGTCGGACGTGCACGCCGTGGGTCGCGAGCTCGTGCGCGCGTCCACCCCCGTCACCGGTGCCGTCGTTCTCGCGACGTGCAACCGGTTCGAGCTGTACCTGGAGGTCGGCGACGTCGACCAGACGCCCGCCGCCCTGGCCGCCGCGTCGCAGGCCGTCGCGGCCCGCTCCGGGTACGCCCCCGACGAGGTCCTGACGCACCTGCGCCCGTTGACCGGCACAGCGGCCGGCGAGCACCTGTTCGCCGTCGCCAGCGGGCTCGAGTCGATGGTCGTCGGCGAGCGGGAGATCGCGGGCCAGGTCCGCCGCGCCCTCACCACGGCCCGCCGCGACGGCACCACGACCTCCGCGCTCGAGTCGCTGTTCCAGGCCGCGTCGCGCGTGTCGCGGGCCGTCGAGTCCGAGACCGGGCTCGGCGCGGCCGGGCGGTCCGTCGTCGGCGTCGCCCTCGACATCGCCGAGCGTGGCCTCGTGCCGTGGCCCGAGGTGTCGTGCGTGCTCGTCGGCACCGGCTCGTACGCGGGGGCGTCGCTCGCGGCCCTCAAGGCCCGCGGCTGCACCGACGTCCGCGTCTACTCGCCGAGCGGTCGTGCCAACCAGTTCGCGTCCGCGCGTGGCGTGCGTGCCCTCCCGGCCGGCGCCGACCTCGCGGCCGAGCTGGGCGGCGTCGACCTCGTCGTCGCGTGCAGCGGTGCCGCCGGGGCCGTGCTGCAGGTCGACGCGCTGGCCGACGCCCGCGCGCACCGCGACGCGCGTCCCCTCACCGTCGTCGACCTCGCCCTGCGCCACGACGTCGACCCCGGCGTCCGGCACCTGCCCGGCGTGCGACTCGTGAGCCTGCACACGGTCGCCGAGCACGCCCCCGCCGAGCACGCGGCCGTGGAGTCCGCGCGACGGATCGTCGTGTCCGCCGCCGACGCCTACGAGGCCGACCAGCGCGTGCGCGAGTGGAACCCCGCCGTCGTCGCGCAGCGCACCCGCGTGCTCGGTGGGCTCGAGACGGCGCTGGCCGCGCTCCCCGAGGACGCCCGCGACGAGCGCGCGGAGCGGTCCCTGCGTCGGCGCACCCGCTCGACGCTGCACGGGCCGACGGTCCGGGCCCGCGAGGCGGCGCGCGCCGGTGACGCCGTGGCCTACGCCGCGGCGCTCGCCGAGCTCGCGGCGATCGAGGTGCCGACGGTCCCCGGGCTCGTGGCCCCGGCGGTCTCCGCCCGCTGA
- the hemE gene encoding uroporphyrinogen decarboxylase: MPLPVTHPLADGRTANSPLVRAYSGERPSRRPVWFMRQAGRSLPEYRALRAGTAMLDACLDPEMASEITLQPVRRHDVDAAIFFSDIVVPLRLAGVDVEIKPGVGPVMGAPVRTAADVAALHDLGPLTPERLAPVSEGVARTVAALGSTPLIGFAGAPFTLAAYLVEGGPSRDHLAARTLMHADPETWTALTTWAADVTGAFLRAQVLAGASATQLFDSWAGSLGLADYTAHVAPASARALSAVADLDVRKVHFGTGTSELLVAMRDVGADVVGVDYRLPLDEANRRLGGRTPLQGNIDPALLGAPWPVLEAHARDVVARGEQAPGHVVNLGHGVPPDTDPDVLTRLVALIHSL, encoded by the coding sequence GTGCCTCTTCCCGTCACACATCCCCTCGCCGACGGCCGCACCGCGAATTCTCCGCTGGTGCGCGCGTATTCCGGCGAGCGCCCCTCCCGCCGGCCCGTGTGGTTCATGCGGCAGGCCGGGCGGTCGCTGCCCGAGTACCGGGCCCTGCGCGCCGGGACGGCCATGCTCGACGCGTGCCTCGACCCGGAGATGGCGAGCGAGATCACGCTCCAGCCGGTCCGGCGGCACGACGTGGACGCGGCGATCTTCTTCTCCGACATCGTGGTGCCGCTGCGGCTCGCGGGCGTCGACGTCGAGATCAAGCCGGGCGTCGGGCCCGTCATGGGTGCACCCGTGCGGACCGCCGCGGACGTCGCGGCGCTGCACGACCTGGGCCCGCTGACCCCGGAGCGCCTGGCGCCGGTGAGCGAGGGCGTCGCGCGGACCGTCGCGGCCCTGGGCAGCACGCCGCTGATCGGCTTCGCGGGCGCGCCGTTCACGCTGGCCGCGTACCTCGTCGAGGGCGGGCCGTCGCGCGACCACCTGGCCGCGCGCACGCTCATGCACGCCGACCCGGAGACGTGGACGGCGCTGACGACGTGGGCCGCCGACGTCACGGGCGCGTTCCTGCGGGCCCAGGTGCTCGCGGGCGCCAGCGCCACGCAGCTCTTCGACTCGTGGGCGGGCTCGCTGGGCCTCGCGGACTACACCGCGCACGTCGCGCCCGCGTCGGCGCGCGCGCTGTCGGCGGTCGCCGACCTCGACGTCCGCAAGGTGCACTTCGGCACGGGCACGAGCGAGCTGCTCGTCGCGATGCGCGACGTCGGCGCGGACGTCGTGGGCGTCGACTACCGGCTCCCCCTCGACGAGGCGAACCGCCGCCTCGGCGGCCGGACCCCGCTCCAGGGCAACATCGACCCCGCACTCCTCGGAGCGCCGTGGCCGGTGCTCGAGGCACACGCCCGTGACGTCGTCGCGCGCGGCGAGCAGGCCCCCGGCCACGTCGTGAACCTGGGGCACGGCGTCCCGCCGGACACCGATCCCGACGTCCTGACGCGCCTGGTCGCGCTGATCCACTCGCTGTGA
- the hemG gene encoding protoporphyrinogen oxidase, with protein MTASGPTWDAVVVGGGVAGLVAARDLAAAGLRVAVLDADDEPGGAVRGHTVAGLRLDAGAESFATRGGTVAAYLDDLDLTDRVCLPAAHGSWVHLPSGDGPLPRTGLLGIPSEPFAADVRRTIGLVGVLRASLDLVLPGRVGAGATSLGALVRARLGARVLDRLVRPVVAGVHASDPDDLDVGAVSPGLPAALREARSLTRAVRTLRASAPAGSAVQGIEGGLHVLVDTLVADLRERGVDVRADARACRLRAVPAPGGDAAGGEGVTYDVELGDGTVLRAPRVVLASPSAADLLADHAPGGTLPTLDAGAVVTLVTLVVDAPALDGAPRGTGVLVAREASDVTAKALTHATAKWPWLARTAPAGRHVVRLSYGRAGDDGRDVPAADDALVDLGLRDASVLLGVPLDRAALAGSAVVRWRQALPRPSAAHREAVAEVRATAAALPGVAVCGAWTAGNGLASVIPDARRAAATLVG; from the coding sequence GTGACCGCGAGCGGCCCGACCTGGGACGCCGTCGTCGTCGGCGGCGGCGTCGCCGGGCTGGTCGCGGCGCGCGACCTGGCCGCGGCCGGCCTGCGGGTGGCGGTCCTCGACGCCGACGACGAGCCGGGCGGGGCGGTCCGCGGGCACACCGTGGCCGGCCTGCGCCTCGACGCGGGCGCCGAGTCGTTCGCGACGCGCGGCGGGACCGTCGCGGCGTACCTCGACGACCTCGACCTGACGGACCGCGTCTGCCTGCCCGCCGCGCACGGGTCGTGGGTGCACCTGCCGTCGGGCGACGGGCCTCTGCCGCGGACCGGCCTGCTCGGCATCCCGTCGGAGCCGTTCGCGGCGGACGTCCGTCGCACGATCGGCCTGGTCGGCGTGCTGCGCGCGTCGCTCGACCTCGTCCTGCCCGGGCGGGTCGGCGCGGGCGCCACGTCGCTCGGCGCCCTGGTCCGCGCGCGGCTGGGGGCCCGCGTCCTGGACCGCCTGGTGCGGCCCGTCGTCGCGGGCGTGCACGCGTCCGACCCGGACGACCTCGACGTCGGCGCGGTGTCGCCGGGGCTGCCCGCCGCGCTGCGGGAGGCGCGGTCCCTGACCCGGGCCGTGCGGACGCTACGCGCGTCGGCACCTGCCGGGTCGGCCGTGCAGGGCATCGAGGGCGGTCTGCACGTGCTCGTCGACACGCTCGTGGCGGACCTGCGTGAGCGCGGCGTGGACGTGCGCGCCGACGCGCGCGCGTGCCGGCTGCGGGCGGTGCCGGCACCGGGCGGCGACGCCGCGGGGGGCGAGGGCGTGACGTACGACGTCGAGCTCGGGGACGGCACCGTGCTCCGCGCACCCCGCGTCGTGCTCGCGTCGCCGTCCGCCGCGGACCTGCTCGCCGACCACGCACCCGGTGGCACGCTCCCGACGCTCGACGCCGGTGCCGTGGTCACGCTGGTCACGCTCGTCGTCGACGCGCCCGCGCTCGACGGCGCGCCGCGCGGCACGGGCGTCCTCGTGGCGCGCGAGGCGTCCGACGTCACCGCGAAGGCGCTCACGCACGCGACGGCGAAGTGGCCCTGGCTCGCCCGGACGGCCCCGGCCGGCCGGCACGTGGTGCGGCTGTCGTACGGGCGCGCGGGCGACGACGGCCGCGACGTCCCCGCCGCCGACGACGCGCTCGTCGACCTGGGCCTGCGCGACGCGTCGGTGCTGCTCGGCGTCCCGCTCGACCGGGCGGCGCTCGCGGGCAGCGCGGTGGTGCGCTGGAGGCAGGCGCTCCCCCGCCCGAGCGCGGCGCACCGGGAGGCCGTCGCGGAGGTCCGGGCGACGGCCGCGGCCCTCCCCGGGGTCGCGGTGTGCGGCGCGTGGACCGCGGGCAACGGCCTGGCGTCGGTCATCCCCGACGCCCGGCGGGCCGCGGCGACGCTCGTCGGCTGA
- the hemC gene encoding hydroxymethylbilane synthase, which produces MPQHVRIGTRASTLALTQTGHVADALAAHGDLDVETVRVRTDGDRLTGSLATLGGTGVFVTALRDALLDGRCDVAVHSLKDLPTGDADGLVVAAVPPREDPRDALCARDGLTLAELPQGARVGTGSPRRAAQLLRARPDLDVVDIRGNVDTRLGRVAGSPTGPGDLDAVVLARAGLARIGRLAAVTELFDADVMLPAPGQGALAVETRATGLTTDLATPLAAALASLDHRPTRVAVLAERALLARLEAGCAAPVGALATLDGDTLTLDAVVVRTDGSAALSGRRGTTLGGTPAEDAVAARALGAALADDLLARGAADLADLGRAR; this is translated from the coding sequence ATGCCCCAGCACGTCCGCATCGGCACGCGCGCGAGCACGCTCGCGCTCACCCAGACGGGACACGTCGCCGACGCCCTCGCCGCGCACGGCGACCTCGACGTCGAGACCGTGCGCGTCCGCACCGACGGTGACCGCCTCACCGGCTCGCTCGCCACGCTCGGCGGCACCGGCGTCTTCGTCACCGCGCTGCGCGACGCGCTCCTCGACGGCCGGTGCGACGTCGCGGTCCACTCGCTCAAGGACCTGCCGACCGGCGACGCCGACGGGCTCGTCGTCGCGGCCGTGCCGCCGCGCGAGGACCCGCGCGACGCCCTGTGCGCCCGCGACGGCCTCACGCTCGCCGAGCTCCCCCAGGGCGCGCGCGTCGGCACGGGCTCGCCGCGCCGCGCGGCCCAGCTGCTGCGTGCGCGCCCGGACCTCGACGTCGTCGACATCCGCGGCAACGTCGACACCCGTCTCGGTCGCGTCGCCGGCTCGCCGACCGGCCCGGGCGACCTCGACGCGGTCGTGCTCGCACGTGCGGGCCTCGCGCGCATCGGCCGGCTCGCGGCCGTGACCGAGCTGTTCGACGCCGACGTCATGCTGCCCGCCCCGGGCCAGGGCGCGCTCGCCGTGGAGACCCGAGCGACCGGCCTGACGACCGACCTCGCGACGCCGCTCGCCGCCGCGCTCGCCTCGCTCGACCACCGGCCCACACGCGTCGCCGTGCTCGCCGAGCGCGCGCTGCTCGCCCGGCTCGAGGCGGGCTGCGCCGCTCCCGTCGGCGCGCTCGCGACGCTCGACGGCGACACGCTCACGCTCGACGCCGTGGTGGTCCGCACCGACGGCAGCGCCGCCCTGAGCGGGCGCCGCGGCACGACCCTCGGCGGCACGCCCGCCGAGGACGCCGTCGCCGCCCGTGCGCTCGGTGCCGCCCTGGCCGACGACCTGCTCGCCCGGGGCGCCGCCGACCTCGCCGACCTGGGACGTGCCCGATGA
- a CDS encoding uroporphyrinogen-III synthase: MTAPAGPLAGWRVLVPRPAAGVSPAAVALAAAGAEAVVVPLVETVPPEDPTPLDDVLLALGAGWYGWLVVTSQAAVPVLGQRAALAGRTLAGIVTDAGVHVAAVGPGTARALREAGVTPALVPAGESTARALVATWPALPAPGVDGATGPAQRVLFPRGDLAAPTLADGLRARGWQVDDVVAYRTVPAAPPSAEVRAAWADGSIGAALLTSASTVRELVAQLGAPPAGTALVAIGPTTAAEVERLGLPLAGVAREQTMTGLVAALASAVGASPTTTAAEGAPTATTAAEGAATAAVPAAGSPAVTRSSATPDGEPASAATAAPAPPTPRSEEHA, from the coding sequence ATGACCGCCCCGGCCGGGCCGCTGGCGGGGTGGCGCGTGCTGGTGCCCCGACCGGCGGCGGGGGTGAGCCCGGCCGCGGTCGCGCTGGCCGCCGCCGGCGCGGAGGCCGTCGTCGTGCCGCTCGTCGAGACCGTGCCACCCGAGGACCCGACGCCGCTCGACGACGTGCTGCTCGCGCTCGGGGCCGGCTGGTACGGGTGGCTCGTCGTCACGAGCCAGGCGGCGGTCCCCGTGCTCGGGCAGCGCGCCGCGCTCGCGGGACGCACGCTCGCCGGGATCGTCACGGACGCGGGCGTGCACGTCGCCGCCGTCGGCCCCGGCACGGCGCGTGCCCTGCGGGAGGCGGGCGTGACGCCCGCGCTGGTCCCGGCGGGCGAGTCGACGGCGCGCGCGCTCGTCGCCACCTGGCCCGCCCTCCCGGCCCCGGGGGTCGACGGCGCGACAGGTCCGGCGCAGCGCGTGCTGTTCCCCCGCGGCGACCTCGCCGCCCCGACGCTCGCGGACGGCCTGCGTGCGCGCGGCTGGCAGGTCGACGACGTCGTCGCGTACCGCACGGTGCCCGCCGCGCCGCCGTCGGCCGAGGTCCGGGCCGCGTGGGCGGACGGGTCGATCGGTGCGGCGCTGCTCACGTCGGCCAGCACCGTCCGCGAGCTCGTCGCCCAGCTCGGCGCACCGCCCGCGGGCACCGCGCTCGTCGCGATCGGCCCGACGACGGCGGCGGAGGTCGAGAGGCTGGGCCTGCCGCTCGCGGGCGTCGCGCGCGAGCAGACGATGACGGGCCTCGTCGCCGCGCTGGCGTCCGCCGTCGGCGCGAGCCCCACCACGACCGCCGCCGAGGGCGCACCCACCGCCACGACCGCCGCCGAGGGCGCAGCCACCGCCGCGGTCCCCGCGGCCGGGAGCCCGGCCGTCACCCGTTCGTCCGCCACCCCCGACGGTGAACCTGCGTCCGCCGCGACCGCGGCGCCCGCGCCCCCCACCCCCCGCTCCGAGGAGCACGCGTGA
- the hemB gene encoding porphobilinogen synthase, with the protein MTTSLPRPGRVRPRRLRATAAMRRLTSETRLHPAELVLPLFVREGLAEARPIASMPGVLQHTRDSLKGAVADAARAGLGGVMLFAVPEVRDAVGSQATAPDGILNLAIADAVAEAGDALVVQADLCLDEFTDHGHCGVLTPAGAVDNDATLVRYAEMALAQAAAGAHLVGLSGMMDGQVGVVRDALDDAGHDQVAVLAYAAKYASAFYGPFRDAVESQLVGDRRTYQMDPANRREAAREVAIDIAEGADVVMVKPAMSYLDVLADVAAVSTVPVSAYQVSGEYAMIEAAAAHGWIERERAILESVLSIRRAGADHVLTYFATELAAWLAEEKS; encoded by the coding sequence GTGACCACCTCCCTCCCCCGCCCCGGCCGGGTCCGCCCGCGCCGCCTGCGCGCGACGGCGGCGATGCGCCGCCTGACGTCCGAGACCCGCCTGCACCCCGCGGAGCTCGTGCTGCCGCTGTTCGTCCGCGAGGGCCTGGCGGAGGCGCGCCCGATCGCGTCGATGCCGGGCGTCCTGCAGCACACGCGCGACTCGCTCAAGGGCGCGGTCGCGGACGCCGCCCGCGCGGGCCTGGGCGGCGTCATGCTGTTCGCGGTCCCCGAGGTGCGGGACGCGGTCGGCTCGCAGGCCACGGCCCCCGACGGCATCCTCAACCTCGCGATCGCGGACGCCGTCGCCGAGGCGGGTGACGCGCTCGTCGTGCAGGCCGACCTGTGCCTCGACGAGTTCACCGACCACGGCCACTGCGGCGTCCTGACGCCCGCGGGCGCGGTCGACAACGACGCGACGCTCGTCCGGTACGCCGAGATGGCGCTCGCGCAGGCCGCCGCCGGGGCACACCTCGTCGGGCTCAGCGGGATGATGGACGGCCAGGTCGGCGTGGTCCGGGACGCGCTCGACGACGCCGGCCACGACCAGGTCGCGGTGCTCGCGTACGCGGCGAAGTACGCGTCGGCGTTCTACGGCCCGTTCCGCGACGCGGTCGAGTCGCAGCTCGTGGGCGACCGCCGGACCTACCAGATGGACCCCGCGAACCGTCGCGAGGCGGCGCGCGAGGTCGCGATCGACATCGCGGAGGGCGCCGACGTCGTCATGGTCAAGCCGGCGATGTCGTACCTGGACGTGCTCGCCGACGTGGCCGCGGTGTCCACGGTTCCCGTCAGCGCCTACCAGGTGTCGGGCGAATACGCCATGATCGAGGCCGCCGCCGCGCACGGCTGGATCGAGCGCGAACGGGCGATCCTGGAGTCCGTGCTCAGCATCCGTCGTGCGGGTGCCGATCACGTGCTCACCTACTTCGCGACGGAGCTGGCCGCGTGGCTGGCGGAGGAGAAGTCATGA